A part of Marinomonas rhizomae genomic DNA contains:
- the iolD gene encoding 3D-(3,5/4)-trihydroxycyclohexane-1,2-dione acylhydrolase (decyclizing), translated as MDTIRLTMAQALVKHLQAQFTVVDGVEVPLFGGAWAIFGHGNVAGIGEALAQVKDEFTTFRAHNEQGMALAASSYAKQYRRQRIMACTSSIGPGALNMVTAAGMAMANRLPVLFLPGDVFATRTPDPVLQQVEHFNDPTMSVNDCFRPVSRYFDRINRPEQLITSLPVAINTMLDPATCGPATLALPQDVQTMAFDYPVSFFAKKVHKPRRNRADLDQLAAAITAIKQAKKPLVLLGGGVHYSLALEEATALIEQCHIPACETQAGKGALPWDHEFNLGAVGVTGSSAANAAAQEADLIIAIGTRLQDFTSASRTLFANPDHILLSINVTSFDAEKHNAVPLIGDAKVTLQELLAEVEDYQTPATWSDKVKALNLDWLAAVDQVTALPKQASDHDYLPTDANVIGVINRSATVNSTLVQAAGGLPGELHKLWRTSSDLGYHVEYGFSCMGYELAGGLGVKMATPNRDVIVMVGDGSYLMLNSEIATSVMLGLKLIIVVLDNRGYACINRLQQACGGESFNNLLQHCHTVEAGAPKTDFAAHAKALGANSEQVACLADLEQALTRARASNKTYVIAIDTDPMPSTQEGGAWWDVAVPEVSSREQVVDAVRQYKIAKQQQPY; from the coding sequence ATGGACACAATACGTTTAACAATGGCGCAAGCCTTGGTCAAACATTTGCAAGCGCAATTCACTGTGGTGGATGGTGTGGAAGTGCCTTTGTTTGGTGGTGCGTGGGCAATTTTTGGTCATGGCAATGTAGCTGGGATAGGCGAAGCCTTGGCGCAAGTCAAAGACGAGTTTACGACCTTTCGAGCTCATAATGAACAAGGCATGGCGCTAGCGGCTAGTTCCTACGCTAAGCAATATCGTCGCCAACGTATTATGGCCTGTACCTCTTCTATTGGTCCGGGAGCGCTTAATATGGTGACGGCTGCAGGCATGGCGATGGCGAATCGTTTACCTGTGCTGTTTTTGCCGGGGGATGTCTTTGCTACGAGAACGCCTGATCCAGTATTACAACAGGTCGAGCATTTTAATGACCCGACCATGTCTGTAAACGATTGTTTTCGCCCCGTATCGCGTTATTTCGACCGAATCAATCGACCAGAGCAGTTAATTACCAGCTTGCCAGTGGCGATCAATACCATGTTAGATCCAGCCACTTGCGGGCCAGCTACCTTGGCATTGCCGCAAGATGTGCAGACTATGGCGTTTGATTATCCTGTTAGTTTTTTTGCGAAAAAAGTTCATAAACCGCGTCGAAATCGCGCTGATCTGGATCAGCTAGCGGCGGCTATTACTGCGATTAAACAGGCAAAAAAACCACTGGTTTTACTTGGTGGCGGTGTGCATTACAGCTTGGCGCTTGAAGAAGCCACTGCCTTGATTGAGCAATGCCATATTCCCGCTTGTGAAACGCAAGCAGGCAAAGGTGCATTGCCTTGGGATCATGAATTTAATCTTGGTGCGGTGGGCGTAACGGGTTCAAGCGCTGCAAATGCTGCTGCGCAAGAAGCAGACTTAATCATCGCGATTGGCACGCGTTTGCAAGATTTTACTTCGGCATCGCGTACCTTGTTTGCCAATCCAGATCACATTTTATTAAGCATCAATGTCACGTCTTTTGATGCAGAAAAGCACAATGCTGTGCCTTTAATTGGCGATGCAAAAGTCACGTTGCAAGAGTTATTGGCCGAGGTTGAAGATTATCAAACGCCAGCGACTTGGAGTGATAAGGTGAAAGCCTTGAATCTTGATTGGCTCGCTGCAGTGGACCAAGTGACCGCCTTGCCAAAGCAAGCAAGCGATCATGATTATTTGCCAACCGACGCGAATGTCATTGGCGTGATTAATCGTTCTGCAACCGTTAATAGTACCTTAGTACAAGCCGCAGGTGGTTTGCCTGGCGAATTGCACAAGTTGTGGCGTACTTCGTCAGACCTTGGTTATCACGTGGAATACGGTTTTTCCTGTATGGGTTACGAGCTAGCGGGTGGGCTGGGTGTAAAAATGGCAACGCCTAATCGTGACGTGATTGTGATGGTGGGTGATGGCAGTTATTTGATGTTGAACTCTGAAATCGCCACGTCGGTGATGCTGGGCTTGAAGCTCATCATTGTTGTTTTGGATAACCGTGGCTACGCCTGTATCAATCGCTTGCAACAAGCCTGCGGTGGCGAGTCATTCAATAATTTATTGCAGCACTGCCATACCGTAGAAGCTGGCGCACCAAAGACCGACTTTGCTGCTCATGCCAAAGCTTTAGGGGCAAATTCCGAACAGGTCGCTTGTCTTGCCGATTTAGAACAAGCTCTAACGCGAGCCAGAGCCAGTAACAAAACCTATGTGATCGCAATCGATACGGACCCAATGCCAAGTACACAAGAAGGCGGTGCTTGGTGGGATGTGGCGGTGCCAGAAGTGTCGAGCCGTGAACAAGTGGTCGATGCCGTGCGTCAGTACAAAATAGCCAAACAACAGCAACCTTATTAA
- a CDS encoding ATP-binding cassette domain-containing protein, with protein sequence MSEFIIELKKVSRYFGSVIAIKDIDMKVKLGEVHCLLGDNGAGKSTLIKTLAGVHAPSDGEYLFEGKPVVFESPVEALDSGIATVYQDLALVPLMSVTRNFFMGREITKGHGIFKRFDIETANQIAQKGMAEMGINVRDPSQAIGTMSGGERQCLAIARAIHFGAKVLILDEPTAALGVKQSANVLKVVAKAKARGLAVILITHNVHHAYPIADRFTLLNRGQSLGSFMKSEVSREDVLEMMAGGQELDELTAELEEFSRLDATA encoded by the coding sequence ATGAGCGAATTTATTATTGAATTAAAAAAAGTGAGCCGCTACTTCGGTTCAGTTATTGCCATCAAAGACATCGACATGAAGGTGAAACTGGGTGAAGTTCACTGTTTGCTAGGTGATAACGGCGCTGGTAAATCCACCTTGATCAAAACCCTAGCAGGTGTTCACGCACCAAGCGATGGTGAGTATTTGTTTGAAGGCAAACCAGTGGTGTTCGAATCACCAGTAGAAGCCCTTGATTCAGGTATTGCGACCGTTTATCAAGATCTTGCATTAGTGCCTTTAATGAGTGTGACACGTAACTTTTTTATGGGGCGAGAAATCACCAAAGGGCACGGCATTTTTAAGCGTTTTGATATTGAAACCGCTAATCAAATTGCTCAAAAAGGCATGGCCGAAATGGGCATTAATGTCCGTGACCCTTCCCAAGCGATTGGTACTATGTCAGGGGGGGAAAGGCAGTGTTTAGCGATTGCTCGTGCCATTCACTTTGGTGCCAAGGTGCTGATCCTTGATGAACCCACTGCGGCCCTTGGTGTGAAGCAATCTGCCAATGTTTTGAAGGTCGTGGCGAAAGCCAAAGCCAGAGGGTTGGCGGTGATTTTGATTACTCATAATGTCCATCATGCTTATCCTATTGCCGATCGTTTTACGTTATTGAATCGTGGGCAGAGCCTAGGTTCCTTTATGAAATCCGAAGTGAGCCGCGAAGACGTACTGGAAATGATGGCAGGCGGCCAAGAGTTGGATGAGCTGACGGCGGAACTGGAAGAATTTAGCCGTTTGGATGCCACCGCATAA
- a CDS encoding bifunctional 5-dehydro-2-deoxygluconokinase/5-dehydro-2-deoxyphosphogluconate aldolase, protein MNNKKLDVICLGRAAVDLYSEQIGAPLEDVSSFKKYLGGSSCNIAFGTSRMGLKSAMLTRVGDEHMGRFVRQELARAGVDVSHVVTDKERLTGLVLLGIKDKDTFPLIFYRENCADMAISESDFNEAYIASAKALLITGTHFSTKGTDQAARTAIKYAKANNTKVVVDIDYRPVLWGLTGKGEGENRFVSNDSVTQHLLSIMPLCDLVVGTEEEFHIAGGCEDTIECLKRIRKVSSAEFVVKRGALGCSVFKGDIPDTLDEGVTRYGVTVDVLNVLGAGDAFMSGYLRGWIPGEATENACDYANACGAIVVSRHGCSPAMPSLEELDYYLANRNDIPRPDLDPVLNYLHRVTTQRMLREDPTKAWQDMCILAFDHRRQFVDMCREAGAPLSQIPKAKKLILQAAYQGASMLEGKVGGTGILADGTFAQDVLNDITGKDFWIARPVELPSSRPLRFELGNNVGQAIATWPANHIVKCLVFYHPDDEVSLRNEQEKKVMDLYRACCTTGHELLVEIIPPVGSEVKDDTLPRSIERFYNLGIFPDWWKLPSPSKAAWQNIGDLIKARAPYCRGVVLLGLDAPVDALKAGFEAAAGQDICKGFAIGRTLFSEPVKAWLRNDIDDAVFVERVTQNYLEMSALWQQRNDSQMMKRKEA, encoded by the coding sequence ATGAATAATAAAAAATTGGATGTTATTTGCTTAGGGCGTGCCGCGGTTGACCTATATTCGGAACAGATTGGTGCGCCATTAGAAGACGTGAGCAGTTTTAAAAAATACCTTGGTGGTTCGTCTTGTAATATCGCTTTTGGGACTTCTCGAATGGGGTTGAAGTCGGCCATGCTAACCCGTGTCGGTGACGAGCACATGGGGCGATTTGTACGTCAAGAGCTTGCGCGAGCGGGTGTGGATGTCTCTCATGTGGTGACTGACAAAGAACGCTTAACAGGCTTGGTGTTGCTTGGTATTAAAGACAAAGACACCTTTCCATTGATCTTTTATCGTGAAAATTGCGCGGACATGGCGATCAGTGAAAGCGATTTTAACGAAGCCTATATTGCTTCAGCAAAAGCCTTGTTGATTACTGGTACGCATTTTTCTACCAAAGGTACAGATCAAGCGGCTAGGACAGCGATCAAGTACGCCAAAGCCAATAATACAAAAGTGGTGGTCGACATCGATTATCGACCTGTATTGTGGGGGTTGACGGGGAAAGGTGAAGGCGAAAATCGTTTTGTATCAAACGACTCTGTCACTCAGCATTTGCTGTCTATTATGCCTTTGTGCGATTTGGTGGTGGGAACCGAAGAAGAGTTTCATATTGCTGGTGGCTGCGAAGATACCATTGAGTGCTTAAAGCGCATTCGTAAAGTGTCCTCTGCTGAGTTTGTGGTGAAGCGTGGCGCCTTGGGTTGTTCTGTTTTTAAAGGTGACATTCCTGACACCTTAGATGAAGGTGTCACTCGTTATGGTGTCACTGTGGATGTGCTGAACGTATTGGGCGCTGGCGATGCTTTTATGAGTGGTTATTTACGAGGCTGGATTCCGGGTGAAGCGACGGAGAATGCCTGTGACTACGCCAATGCGTGTGGTGCAATTGTGGTTTCTCGACATGGTTGTTCGCCTGCCATGCCTAGCTTGGAAGAGCTGGATTATTACTTGGCTAATCGCAATGATATTCCAAGACCTGACCTCGATCCCGTGTTGAACTATCTGCATCGTGTCACCACTCAGCGCATGTTGCGCGAAGATCCAACAAAAGCATGGCAAGACATGTGTATCTTAGCATTCGACCACAGACGCCAATTTGTCGATATGTGTCGTGAAGCGGGCGCGCCTTTGTCGCAAATACCGAAAGCAAAGAAATTGATTCTACAAGCGGCTTATCAAGGCGCTTCTATGTTAGAAGGTAAGGTTGGCGGTACGGGCATATTGGCGGATGGTACCTTTGCCCAAGATGTTTTAAACGATATTACTGGCAAAGATTTTTGGATCGCTCGACCAGTGGAATTACCAAGTAGCCGCCCATTGCGTTTCGAATTAGGCAATAACGTCGGGCAAGCGATTGCAACATGGCCAGCCAACCATATTGTGAAATGCTTGGTGTTTTATCATCCAGATGATGAAGTCAGTTTGCGTAATGAGCAAGAGAAAAAGGTCATGGATCTGTATCGTGCTTGCTGTACAACGGGCCATGAGTTACTGGTGGAGATCATTCCGCCTGTGGGGTCTGAAGTAAAAGACGATACCTTGCCACGTTCCATCGAGCGTTTTTATAACTTGGGGATTTTCCCAGATTGGTGGAAATTACCTTCTCCGAGTAAAGCTGCTTGGCAAAATATTGGCGACTTAATCAAGGCCCGAGCGCCGTATTGTCGAGGTGTCGTGCTGTTAGGCTTGGATGCGCCAGTAGACGCACTAAAAGCAGGCTTCGAAGCGGCCGCAGGACAAGACATTTGTAAGGGCTTTGCCATTGGCCGAACACTATTTTCTGAACCGGTTAAAGCTTGGTTAAGAAATGACATTGATGATGCCGTGTTTGTTGAGCGTGTAACGCAAAACTATTTAGAAATGAGTGCATTGTGGCAGCAGCGAAACGACAGCCAGATGATGAAAAGGAAGGAGGCATAA
- a CDS encoding ABC transporter permease: MTDQTQSVDLSKMAEDKSREEKSAGDERVRKVPTWKRLLHRPEFGAISGALLVFVFFFITAGDSGMFASDGIMNWTTVSAQLGLIAISACLLMIAGEFDLSIGSMIGFAGMMMTIPAVYWGWPIWGAILFAFAGAMLIGFLNGYIVVKTGLPSFIVSLAFLFMLRGLTIALSILFTNRTIVGGIDKYADGDWLAAVFGGVIGKSLFAWFANIGLISSYDDGTPVVEGIPMVIVWCVFLAVVASWVLLRTKYGNWIFATGGDDKAARNVGVPVDKVKISLFMFTAFTATVYAACQVFEFGSASADRGVLKEFEAIIAVVIGGALLTGGYGSVIGACFGALIFGVVQMGIFFTGIDSDWFRVFLGAMLLIAVLFNNYIRKKVTEARH; encoded by the coding sequence ATGACTGATCAAACTCAATCGGTTGATTTATCTAAAATGGCAGAAGATAAATCAAGAGAAGAAAAATCAGCTGGAGATGAACGAGTTCGCAAGGTTCCCACGTGGAAGCGGTTGTTGCATCGGCCTGAATTTGGGGCGATTTCTGGTGCATTATTAGTGTTTGTTTTCTTTTTTATCACCGCAGGGGATTCCGGCATGTTTGCCTCCGATGGCATCATGAACTGGACAACCGTATCAGCACAATTAGGTTTGATTGCTATTAGTGCCTGTCTATTGATGATTGCAGGCGAGTTTGATTTGTCGATTGGTTCGATGATTGGTTTTGCTGGCATGATGATGACGATTCCTGCTGTTTATTGGGGGTGGCCAATCTGGGGGGCGATTCTTTTTGCTTTTGCTGGTGCCATGCTAATTGGTTTTCTGAATGGCTACATAGTTGTTAAGACTGGTTTGCCTTCTTTTATTGTGAGTCTTGCATTCCTTTTCATGTTGCGTGGTTTGACCATCGCGCTTTCTATTCTATTCACCAATCGCACCATAGTGGGCGGTATCGACAAATACGCCGATGGAGATTGGCTCGCCGCGGTGTTTGGCGGTGTCATTGGTAAAAGCCTGTTTGCCTGGTTCGCCAATATTGGCTTGATTAGTTCTTACGATGATGGCACTCCAGTGGTTGAAGGTATTCCAATGGTGATTGTTTGGTGTGTATTCCTAGCCGTCGTTGCAAGTTGGGTTCTATTGCGTACGAAATACGGTAACTGGATTTTTGCGACGGGTGGCGATGACAAAGCGGCGCGAAACGTTGGTGTGCCAGTTGATAAAGTCAAAATTTCTTTGTTCATGTTTACGGCATTCACCGCAACGGTTTACGCGGCTTGTCAGGTGTTTGAATTTGGTTCCGCATCCGCTGACCGCGGTGTTTTAAAAGAGTTCGAAGCCATTATTGCTGTGGTCATCGGTGGTGCGTTACTGACCGGTGGTTATGGTTCAGTCATTGGTGCGTGTTTTGGCGCCTTGATCTTTGGTGTCGTACAAATGGGCATCTTCTTCACCGGTATCGATTCAGATTGGTTCCGCGTGTTTTTGGGAGCCATGTTGTTAATCGCGGTTTTGTTCAATAACTACATTCGTAAAAAGGTAACAGAGGCCCGACATTAG
- the iolE gene encoding myo-inosose-2 dehydratase codes for MNSTNKNNNATTESKIRIGINPLTWTNDDLPSLGADTPLEVCLSEARQAGYSGIELGNKFPRDASVLGPILKQHDLSLVSGWYSARLLERSVEDEIAAMQDHLNLLKALGSNVMVFAEVSGCVHGYQSVPLSQRPRMTQNQWEEYAKRMTAVADYMASEGVKMAYHHHMGTVIETSEEVDKLMQMTGDNVGLLLDTGHITFAGGDALAMAKKHAKRIVHVHCKDIRLDVLKDNLNRDSAFLNAVLEGVYTVPGDGGIDYFPIFEVLKAADYQGWIVVEAEQDPAIAHPLTYATKGYEYLSANLAKAGFHF; via the coding sequence ATGAACAGCACGAATAAAAATAATAATGCGACAACGGAATCAAAGATCAGAATTGGCATTAATCCTCTTACTTGGACCAATGATGATTTGCCATCATTAGGTGCCGATACACCGTTAGAAGTTTGCTTGAGCGAAGCGCGTCAAGCAGGTTATAGCGGTATTGAATTAGGTAACAAATTTCCCCGTGATGCCAGTGTGCTTGGGCCGATTTTAAAGCAACACGACTTATCTTTGGTGTCCGGTTGGTACAGCGCTCGTTTGTTGGAGCGGAGTGTGGAAGACGAAATTGCCGCCATGCAGGACCATCTAAATCTACTAAAGGCCTTGGGTTCTAACGTCATGGTATTTGCCGAAGTCAGCGGGTGTGTTCATGGGTATCAATCTGTGCCTTTGTCACAACGTCCGCGTATGACCCAAAATCAATGGGAAGAATACGCGAAACGCATGACAGCAGTCGCTGATTATATGGCGTCGGAAGGCGTAAAAATGGCCTACCACCATCATATGGGCACCGTGATTGAAACCTCGGAAGAGGTCGATAAATTGATGCAAATGACGGGCGACAATGTGGGGTTATTGTTGGATACAGGGCACATTACCTTTGCAGGTGGTGATGCTTTAGCGATGGCGAAGAAGCACGCTAAGCGCATAGTGCATGTGCATTGTAAGGACATCCGTCTGGATGTTTTGAAAGACAACCTCAATCGCGACAGTGCCTTTTTGAACGCGGTTCTGGAGGGCGTTTATACCGTGCCTGGAGATGGTGGTATCGATTACTTCCCAATTTTTGAAGTGCTGAAAGCAGCCGATTATCAGGGCTGGATTGTCGTGGAAGCGGAGCAAGATCCTGCTATTGCGCATCCATTAACTTATGCGACAAAAGGCTATGAGTATTTGTCAGCGAATTTAGCAAAGGCCGGTTTTCATTTTTAA
- a CDS encoding Gfo/Idh/MocA family protein, translating to MTKKQMRVGLVGSGYMGKAHAIAYRNAMAAFAIPHSQLHCEMLADATAELAKAKALELGFNRSTGDWKALIKDVDIDVVDICAPNFLHKEIALAAIAAGKHVYSEKPLALNAEDAKEMTEAAEKASVKTLVGFNYIKNPTVQFAKQLIARGDIGEVVHFRGVFNEDYLADANLPFSWRLQKQFAGTGALNDLASHLVQLAIHLVAPITSLCADLKIVHQQRPLAPTLDDSKPGVGEVENDDQAHMMVRFANGAQGTLEASRIAWGRKNGLSFEITGTKGSLIFDQETLSELSLYIAEGNPQTQGFKRILVGPEHPDYQAFCVSAGHGLGFNDMKAVEIRDLFRGVVNDAPLWPDFRAATQVNIILDSVVESVDKKAWVEVEQYDGDQK from the coding sequence ATGACAAAAAAACAAATGCGTGTTGGTTTGGTGGGTTCAGGGTACATGGGCAAAGCTCATGCGATTGCTTATCGAAATGCAATGGCGGCTTTTGCCATTCCCCACAGTCAATTGCACTGCGAAATGTTAGCCGATGCCACGGCTGAATTAGCTAAAGCGAAGGCTTTGGAGTTAGGTTTTAACCGCTCAACAGGGGATTGGAAGGCCTTGATTAAGGATGTTGACATTGATGTGGTCGATATCTGCGCGCCGAACTTTTTGCATAAAGAAATCGCCTTGGCGGCCATTGCCGCCGGCAAGCATGTATACAGTGAAAAACCCTTAGCGCTAAACGCTGAAGACGCCAAAGAAATGACCGAAGCGGCCGAAAAAGCCAGTGTGAAAACACTGGTTGGCTTTAATTATATTAAGAATCCAACAGTGCAATTTGCTAAGCAATTAATTGCTCGTGGAGATATCGGCGAGGTGGTGCATTTTCGAGGTGTGTTCAACGAAGATTATCTTGCTGACGCCAATTTGCCCTTTAGCTGGCGTTTACAAAAGCAATTTGCGGGAACTGGAGCGCTGAATGATTTAGCTTCACATCTTGTGCAATTGGCCATTCATCTCGTCGCGCCGATAACATCATTGTGTGCCGATTTAAAAATCGTGCATCAACAACGTCCACTGGCTCCAACGCTCGACGATTCGAAACCCGGTGTTGGCGAAGTCGAAAACGACGACCAAGCGCATATGATGGTGCGTTTTGCCAATGGCGCCCAAGGTACATTAGAAGCATCACGTATCGCATGGGGGCGAAAAAATGGTTTATCGTTCGAAATTACAGGCACCAAAGGAAGTTTAATTTTCGACCAAGAAACCTTGTCTGAATTGTCTTTGTACATTGCTGAAGGTAATCCTCAGACTCAAGGATTTAAACGTATTTTAGTGGGACCGGAGCATCCGGATTATCAAGCTTTTTGCGTGTCTGCAGGCCATGGTTTAGGCTTCAACGATATGAAAGCCGTTGAAATTCGAGACTTGTTTCGAGGTGTTGTTAATGATGCGCCTTTATGGCCAGATTTTCGTGCTGCGACCCAGGTTAATATCATTCTCGACAGCGTGGTGGAATCCGTTGATAAAAAAGCTTGGGTCGAGGTAGAGCAATACGATGGAGATCAAAAATGA
- a CDS encoding sugar ABC transporter substrate-binding protein produces MKKFLKKGTAILVAGAATLGVMSMPTAAHAEGERYVFISHAPDSDSWWNVIKNAVKQAASDMKVTVEYRNPPTGDLADMARIVEQAVATNPDGIVLSIADFDTLEGPLEKASKKGIPFITMNSGTQEQSKALGALLHVGQPEFAAGFGAGQRAKKQGVKSFLCVNHYITNPASVERCMGFAKGLGVELGNQMIDSGSDPTNVETKVSAYLRKNPNTDAILTLGPTSAHPTLRALEKNRNLKNIYFGTFDLSGQISAAIKDGRINFAIDQQPYLQGYLPISFLTLYTRYGLIPSNDVNSGPGFITKDNIALVEKYAGEFR; encoded by the coding sequence ATGAAGAAATTCCTGAAGAAAGGTACAGCCATACTCGTCGCCGGCGCTGCGACTCTAGGCGTTATGTCCATGCCCACAGCGGCTCACGCTGAAGGTGAACGTTATGTGTTCATTTCCCATGCACCTGATTCTGATTCTTGGTGGAACGTGATTAAAAATGCGGTAAAACAAGCTGCTTCAGACATGAAGGTCACCGTTGAATACCGTAACCCGCCAACCGGCGATTTAGCTGATATGGCAAGAATCGTCGAACAAGCCGTTGCGACTAACCCTGATGGTATTGTGCTTTCAATTGCAGATTTCGATACCTTAGAAGGCCCTTTAGAGAAAGCCTCTAAAAAAGGCATTCCATTCATTACCATGAATTCAGGTACACAAGAGCAATCCAAAGCATTAGGCGCACTACTGCATGTAGGGCAACCTGAGTTTGCCGCTGGCTTCGGTGCTGGACAGCGCGCGAAGAAGCAAGGAGTAAAATCCTTCTTATGTGTTAACCACTACATTACCAACCCAGCATCTGTAGAACGTTGCATGGGGTTTGCCAAAGGCCTAGGTGTTGAGCTTGGCAACCAGATGATTGACTCTGGATCCGATCCAACCAACGTAGAAACCAAAGTATCGGCTTACCTTCGTAAGAACCCAAATACTGATGCAATCCTAACCTTAGGGCCAACCTCTGCTCATCCAACGTTGCGAGCATTGGAAAAAAATCGCAATCTGAAAAACATTTATTTTGGTACTTTTGATTTGAGCGGGCAAATTTCGGCCGCCATTAAAGATGGTCGAATTAACTTTGCTATCGACCAACAACCTTACTTACAAGGTTACTTACCTATTAGCTTCTTAACGCTTTACACGCGCTACGGGTTGATTCCAAGTAACGATGTGAACTCTGGTCCTGGTTTCATTACCAAAGACAACATCGCGCTTGTTGAAAAATACGCGGGGGAATTCCGTTAA
- a CDS encoding CoA-acylating methylmalonate-semialdehyde dehydrogenase, giving the protein MSNNFMGNFINNQTVESVSSRQAKVFNPATGDVSLQISLSTVEETQSAIAAAQTAFETWSQVTPLNRARVLFKFKALVEQHSHELAELISSEHGKVYSDAMGELTRGLEVVEFACGIPHLQKGEHSLNVGRGVDSYSLMQPLGVCAGISPFNFPAMVPMWMFPVSIACGNTFVMKPSEKDPSTIMRLAELLKEAGLPDGVFNVVNGDKESVDVLLTDERIQAVSFVGSTPIAEYIYATASAHGKRVQALGGAKNHMLVMPDADPNQVVNSLMGAAYGSAGERCMAISVAVCVGDDVADNLITKLKTEISTMTIGPGLYKQFGIEEEPHMGPLISKEHAQKVRDYITSGVEEGATLVVDGRDFVRKNHEQGYFVGPTLFDQVKAGMRIYDEEIFGPVLCVVRVDSYEEGLALINQHEYGNGTAIFTRDGDTARQFTEKVQVGMVGVNVPIPVPMAFHSFGGWKRSLFGPLHMHGPDGVRFYTRMKTITARWPTGLRAGPEFSMPTMK; this is encoded by the coding sequence ATGTCTAATAACTTTATGGGTAACTTCATCAATAACCAAACGGTAGAAAGTGTTTCCTCACGCCAAGCGAAGGTCTTTAACCCAGCAACGGGTGATGTTTCATTGCAGATTTCCTTGAGTACGGTTGAAGAAACACAAAGTGCGATTGCCGCAGCACAAACGGCTTTTGAAACTTGGTCTCAGGTGACGCCATTAAATCGTGCTCGTGTACTGTTTAAGTTCAAAGCCTTGGTAGAACAACATAGCCATGAGTTGGCGGAATTGATTTCCAGCGAGCACGGCAAAGTATATTCAGACGCAATGGGTGAATTGACTCGTGGTCTGGAAGTGGTGGAATTTGCTTGTGGTATTCCTCATCTACAAAAAGGTGAGCACAGTTTGAATGTTGGTCGTGGTGTCGATAGCTATAGCCTGATGCAGCCACTAGGTGTTTGTGCGGGTATTAGCCCATTTAATTTCCCTGCCATGGTGCCAATGTGGATGTTTCCTGTGTCCATCGCTTGTGGAAATACCTTCGTGATGAAGCCGTCTGAAAAAGACCCAAGTACCATTATGCGTCTTGCTGAGTTGTTAAAAGAAGCCGGTTTGCCGGATGGTGTGTTTAATGTCGTTAATGGCGATAAAGAGTCGGTTGATGTCTTGCTGACCGATGAACGCATTCAAGCGGTGAGCTTTGTTGGTTCTACCCCAATCGCAGAATACATTTATGCCACTGCCAGTGCTCACGGCAAACGTGTTCAGGCTCTGGGTGGTGCAAAAAATCATATGTTGGTGATGCCTGATGCCGATCCAAATCAAGTGGTTAATTCGCTAATGGGAGCGGCTTATGGCTCCGCAGGTGAGCGTTGTATGGCGATTTCGGTTGCGGTGTGTGTCGGTGATGATGTTGCCGATAATCTGATTACCAAGTTGAAAACAGAAATTTCCACCATGACGATAGGGCCGGGTTTGTACAAACAATTTGGCATTGAAGAAGAGCCGCACATGGGGCCACTCATCAGCAAAGAACATGCGCAAAAAGTACGTGACTACATTACTTCAGGTGTTGAAGAGGGCGCCACTTTGGTGGTGGATGGCCGTGATTTTGTGCGTAAGAACCACGAGCAAGGTTATTTTGTTGGGCCCACTTTGTTTGATCAGGTTAAAGCGGGCATGCGCATTTATGACGAAGAGATCTTTGGCCCAGTTTTGTGTGTGGTCCGAGTGGATTCGTATGAAGAAGGTTTGGCGCTAATTAATCAACATGAATATGGTAATGGCACCGCTATTTTTACTCGCGATGGAGACACAGCACGTCAGTTTACCGAGAAAGTTCAAGTCGGTATGGTGGGCGTAAATGTTCCAATACCTGTACCTATGGCGTTCCATAGTTTTGGTGGTTGGAAGCGTTCTTTGTTTGGGCCTCTACACATGCATGGGCCAGACGGTGTTCGTTTTTACACTCGCATGAAAACCATTACAGCACGCTGGCCAACAGGCTTACGAGCTGGTCCAGAGTTTTCAATGCCAACCATGAAATAA